The window CTCCGCGAGGCCTACGATGTCGACCCGTCGGCTGAAGATGTCCGCTCAGGCCTCCAGAGTCTCCGCCGGAAAGACGTGGTCGAAATCGAGTACCGAACCGTCCCCACGTTCCGCCTGGCTGTCGACCGCGACGACCTCGAGGTTGCCGTTTCCAACTGAGACCTCTTACCGCCAGTTCTGGTAGCCGCTACCAGTCGAGAGCTGGTTAGCGGCGGGTGTCTGGTCCTCTTATTCGTCAGGACTCGCGTCCGCACCCGCTGGGCCTGCCTCGAGAAGTTCTGCCGTTAGATATTCGACGAACCGGTCTGGGTGTTCGGCGTGTGGTAACTGCGTCGCGTAGTCGATGACGACCAGATCGAGATCCGCCGCTCGAGAGAGATCTCGTCCGTTGCGCAGTGGCACGAGTTCTGCGTCGCGTCCCCAGACGAGCGTCGTGTCGGTCTCGAGGGCGGCCAGTTCTGTCGCGAGGTCGAATTTGGGATCGAGCGTGCCGGACGCAAAGGAGGCTGGGGCGTAGCGAGCGCCCGGCTGATGGGCGCTATCCCAGGCGTAGGCGACTTCTGCGGCGTCGATTCGGTCACTGTCGTAGTAGCCATCCCGGTCGTAAAAGTACCGCAGCGAGGGTTTGCTTGCGAGCAGATTGAATAGCGTCGTGCCGAGAAGTGGCGACCGAACGAGCGTGCGCAGCCACGGGCGCTCATCGCCGGTATCGCCGGTCGGGCAGATCAAGACGAGATGGGCGAACTCGCTTTCGTCTTCACCTGCAGCGTCGACGGCGAACGCACCGGTCAGCGAGGAGGCGACGACGATTGGTGACTCGGTGACGTCGCCCGCGAAGTCACGGATGAACTCCGCATACAGCGTCGGCGAGTAGACAAGCGGCGGGCGATTCGAGCGCCCGAATCCGGGTAGGTCAACGGCGAACACGTGATAGTCTTCGGCCAATCGCTCGAATACAGGGCTGAACTCGTTGCTGCTCGCTCCCGCGTGGACGCCATGAAGCAAGAGCATATCTGGATCGCTCGGATCGCCGGCAACGGTGTATCGTGTCTCCATCCCACGCCAGCGATACGTTCGTTCGACACCCTCGAGCGGGTTCTCGAGGTCACCTGCGCGTTTCGAAAGGAGGCGATTGCCGACGACGGCCGCACCAACGCTTCCGACCGCTGCACCGAGGACTGTTCGGGCGTTCATACCACACAGTATGGCCGCGATGGCCTTAGAACTGCGGTCAGTATCCAGCGTGTGATAGTCAACGAGTCATCGTCGTGGCCGCCTCACCGCGAAGGCTCGTCACCCTCGAGTGTCGTCTCGCCGAGGTTGCCCTCGTGCTCGCTTCTGTCCTCACTGTCGAGGTCACCCTCGAGGTCGGCCTCCGCCAGACACGCCTCGAGGTCCTCGAGAACGGCATCGGCAATCGAGTAGGGATCGGTCTCGCCCGTCCGAACGGCGTCCGCGAGGGCGTCAATCCCACCCGTACGCTCGAGTTCGGCCTCGAGCAAGCTGTTGACGTCCTCCCGAAGAAGTGTCCGAATCTCCTCGGCGTGGCGCTTGCGAGCCAGTTCCGTGCGGGTGCCCGTCGACTCGAGGAACGCCCGATGGGCCGCGAGTTCCTCGAGAAACGCCTCAATGCCCTCGCCGCTCGTTGCGACGGTTTCGACAATTGGTGGCCGCCAGCCCTCCGCATCGTTTGCGTCGTCCGGAGTGCTGTCAGCAGCCACCGTCGCAACGCCGTGGTGCCCGGAGCCGACGGTGCTCGTTCCCTCGCCAAGGTGGATCATCTCCTCGAGTTCCTGGACCGTTCGGTCGGCCCCATCGCGGTCGGCCTTGTTGACCACGAACACATCTGCGATCTCGAGGATGCCGGCTTTCAGCGTCTGGATGTCGTCGCCCGAACCCGGCGGGACGAGGACGGCGACCGTCTCTGCCGTACGGACGATGTCGATTTCGTTCTGGCCAGCGCCGACGGTCTCGATGATGATCTTGTCCTTGCCGAAGGCGTCCATCGCCTTGACCGCGTCCGCGGTGGCAGTCGACAGGCCGCCAAGCGTCCCACGGGCGCTCATCGAGCGCACGAAGACGTCCATATCCCCGACTGTAGAGGCCATTCGAATCCGGTCACCGAGCACTGCACCGCCGGTAAACGGCGAGGATGGGTCAATCGCGATAATGCCGACCGTCTCGCCCCGGTCGCGATAGGTTTCCGCGAGTTTGTCCACCAGTGTCGACTTTCCCGCACCGGGGCTGCCCGTGATTCCGATCACGTCCGCCTCGCCCGTGTGGGGGTAGAGGTCAGAGACGAGGTCCCGATAGCCCGGCGCGCGATCCTCGATCTTCGAGATGACGCGGGCCAGCGCGCGATGTTCACCCGCGAGGAGCCCCTCGAGCAGTTCGGCGTGCACACTGGCGTCGTCAGCGCCGCTCATCGCTCGGGTGCGTTCTCCCGGACGAACGCGATGGTCTCTGCAATCGACGTGCCGGGGCCGAAAATCTGGGCGACGCCCGCCGACTCGAGCGCCGGACGATCTTCCTCGGGGATGACGCCGCCGACGAGGACGAGCGTATCCTCCTTTGCGCCGTACTCTGCCAGCCCGTCCATGATCTTGGGCACGAGCGTGTCGTGTGCGCCGGAGAGGATCGAAATCCCGAGCACGTCGACGTCCTCTTGGACCGCAGCCTGAACGATCTCCTCGGGCGCGTTGTGCAGCCCCGAGTAGACAACCTCGAAGCCAGCGTCTCGAAACGCTCGAGAGATGACGTGTGCGCCCCGGTCGTGGCCGTCGAGTCCGACCTTGGCGACGAGACACCGGATCGACGCCTCCTCCTGTTCGGTACTCATAGGCCCCTGTTCACCGCCCGCCCGTTTCACGTTAACGGACACCAGTACGGCTATGAAGCCGCACCCAGCATCAATGAAGGCAAGGTTACGGATTATTTCGTTGGACAAAGATATATTCCGTACGAGTCCGTACTACTGCTATGAAAGAACCGAGCCCAGAACTGACGGTTGACGCCGGCGAACGGGCGGAACCGCCGGATTTCGATGCGCTCGAGGATCCGGCCGACCTCATCCGCGGCGAGCGAACGCGCGACGATTTCTTCGATACGGTGCTCGGATTGGACAGTCCGGCGACGGTGAGCGATATCGCCGACCGTGCTGGGCACGGCGTCGATGCAGCGAGGGAGTATCTCGAGTGGTTCGCGCGGATGGGAATTGTGGCGCAGGTCACTGACTCACCGGCGACGTACGAGCGAAACGACGGCTATCTTCGCTGGCGTCGCGTCCAGCAACTCCAGAGCCAGTACACGGTCGATGAACTCCTGTCCGCACTCGAAACGGAGCGAGCAGCTGACGAAGAGTTCACCACAACGTTCGAGGTCGACTCACCGAGCGACATCTCGATTGCCGCATACGCATCAGCAACCGACCAGCCGGTTGCGGATGTCTGGGAGGAACTTTCATCGTGGCAGACGACCCGCCGCCGAATCGATCTCCTCGAGCGTGCGCTCACGACTGATTCCGGAACGGCTACCGACGAACGCACAGCCGTATGACCGAGCGCAGCGACGACACGTGGGATCGCGACGATAGCGGCGCGCCGGTCGATTTCGACCGATTAGAGACGATTGCAGATCGACTCGAGACGAGCGGGCGGTTCGAACGCGTCGACAGTCACCCCGCGTTCGCGCCGAATCGTGTGGTCTGTGTCTACGACTCGACGTTCTACCCACCCACCGTTGAGGCGGCTCGAGTCGAGTTCATCTGGTTCAAAAACGGCGATTTCACGATTCAGTATCACGAAGACCACAGTGCAGGGACGTTCGATCACCGATGGGATCGACATCCTTCCGATCACAACGCTCGAGAGCACATCCACCCGGGACCCGACGCACCGACGCCGGGAGTCGATACGTCCCATCCCGACGATTGGCGCGATGTCCTTACAGCGGTCCTGAAAGAGATCGAGGAGCGACAGCGAGCGTTCTGGACCGAGTAATCGAACCTACAACTCGACTCGAGTCCCCTCCTCTGCCGACTCGTACACCCCCTCGGCAATCTGGACATCGGTGAGCCCGTGTCGACCGTCTGGTGCAAGCTCCATCTCAGTCAGCACCGCGGTCGCGAAGTAATCGAACTCCTCGGTGACCTCGTGGGGCGCTGCAACAGTCCCCTCGAGGTGGCTCCCGTCGACGTCAATCGTCAGGTGACAGGCGTCGTCGACGCCGAAGACGGATTCGACGACGATCCGGCCCTCGGTCCCGGTGATTGCGAACCGACTCGCGCCGGCTGAATTGAAACTCGCGGTACACGAGGCTGTCACAGCATCGGGGAACTCGAGGTGGACAGCGACGTGTTCGTCGACGCCCTCGAAGGCGGGATGGGAGTTATCCGTCGTGCCGCGGACGGCGACCGGGTCGGCGTCGAGGACGTACCGGGCGGTGTTGATCGGATAGACGCCGATATCCATCAGCACAACGCCGCCAGCGAGGTCGGGATCGAGTCGCCACTGATCCGGCCCGCCGTGCTCGAGGACGTGAAAGGAGAACTCGCCATGAACCTGAACGGGGTTGCCGATGAGGCCGTCTGCGACCTTCCGGCGAATCCAGCGGATCGAACGCGCTGCCTGCATCCGGTAGGCCGTCATCAGCGGGACGCCCGCATCCTCGCAGACCTCGACCAAACGTGCGGCGCGGTCGGCATCCGCCTCGAGTGGCTTCTCACAGAGGACGGCCTTCTCGAGGTCGGCGGCGGCGGTTTCGACGTGCGGAAGGTGGAGCGCGTTCGGCGTGACGATATAGACTGCGTCGTAATCCTCGCTGCCGACGCCGTCGCCGTACTCCTCGTAGGTGAGCGCGTGTTCGGCGTCGAACTCGCGTGCGACCTCACTGGCCTTTTCAGCGGAGCCGCTGACGACCGCCGTCGTCTCGCAGTAGTCTGATTCCTCAATACACGGCAGCGCGGTGTTTCGTGCGAACCCGCCAAGACCGATGACTGCGAATCGCAGTGGTGCGTCCGCAACAGAACGGTCCCAGTCTCGCTCGAATCGCGCCGGGAGCTCGAGTGTCATAGAGACCACGTCAAGGCGTGCCATATTGTAGGCACCGAAAGCGGGTACTTACGTCCCGACGACAGGGTACAGAAATCGTGAATGTTTACTCGAATTGTACTCATGGTCGGTGGAAACCGGCAGCAGGCGTAGCCAGTAGCCGCTATTTTATACCCCGCGCGCCAGTTGCCACCGAGCACGACAATGGTAACCAGTGAACAACGAGAGAAGCTAACGAACTTCCACAGCGCCCTGCTCAACGACGTGACCGACGAGATGGGGATCAAAGACAACGTGATTCCCTGTACGCGTCTCGAGTCGCTGTGGTCGCGCGAACCCACGGTCGGCACGGCCCACCCAGCCCAGCGCGTTGAAATCGGCTACGAGAAAGAGGGCGACGACGACGAAGACGAAGGCTCTGAATTCTTCGACTATCTCGAGGCGACCGACCCCGGCGATTTCATCGTGATGGCCGCGCCCAAAGACACGGAGGTTGGCCTCTGGGGGGAACTCCTGAGTTCGATTGTGCAAGAAAACGGCGCGGAGGGTGCGCTCATCGACGGCCCAACGCGGGATTCGCGACTGATCGAAGAACACGAGTTCCCCGTCTGGGCGGAAGGCCACAGCGCCATCGAGTCGTTCGGCCGCGTCGCCTTCCAGGAGTACGGCGTCCCCGTCGAGGTCCACGACGTGACCATCAACCCCGGCGACGTCGTCTTCGCGGACTACGAATCAATCGTCGTCATCGACCCCGATGACCTCGAGCACGTCATCGACGAGGCTGAAGACGAACTCGAGACGGAGAACAAGGTTCGCTCGGACATCCGCGACGGCGATAGCGTCTACGAGGTCTGGGATCGGTACGGGACGCTCTGATCGCTTCGTTCG is drawn from Natronolimnobius sp. AArcel1 and contains these coding sequences:
- the gfo6 gene encoding D-xylose 1-dehydrogenase Gfo6, which translates into the protein MTLELPARFERDWDRSVADAPLRFAVIGLGGFARNTALPCIEESDYCETTAVVSGSAEKASEVAREFDAEHALTYEEYGDGVGSEDYDAVYIVTPNALHLPHVETAAADLEKAVLCEKPLEADADRAARLVEVCEDAGVPLMTAYRMQAARSIRWIRRKVADGLIGNPVQVHGEFSFHVLEHGGPDQWRLDPDLAGGVVLMDIGVYPINTARYVLDADPVAVRGTTDNSHPAFEGVDEHVAVHLEFPDAVTASCTASFNSAGASRFAITGTEGRIVVESVFGVDDACHLTIDVDGSHLEGTVAAPHEVTEEFDYFATAVLTEMELAPDGRHGLTDVQIAEGVYESAEEGTRVEL
- the meaB gene encoding methylmalonyl Co-A mutase-associated GTPase MeaB, encoding MSGADDASVHAELLEGLLAGEHRALARVISKIEDRAPGYRDLVSDLYPHTGEADVIGITGSPGAGKSTLVDKLAETYRDRGETVGIIAIDPSSPFTGGAVLGDRIRMASTVGDMDVFVRSMSARGTLGGLSTATADAVKAMDAFGKDKIIIETVGAGQNEIDIVRTAETVAVLVPPGSGDDIQTLKAGILEIADVFVVNKADRDGADRTVQELEEMIHLGEGTSTVGSGHHGVATVAADSTPDDANDAEGWRPPIVETVATSGEGIEAFLEELAAHRAFLESTGTRTELARKRHAEEIRTLLREDVNSLLEAELERTGGIDALADAVRTGETDPYSIADAVLEDLEACLAEADLEGDLDSEDRSEHEGNLGETTLEGDEPSR
- a CDS encoding cobalamin B12-binding domain-containing protein — protein: MSTEQEEASIRCLVAKVGLDGHDRGAHVISRAFRDAGFEVVYSGLHNAPEEIVQAAVQEDVDVLGISILSGAHDTLVPKIMDGLAEYGAKEDTLVLVGGVIPEEDRPALESAGVAQIFGPGTSIAETIAFVRENAPER
- a CDS encoding RraA family protein, giving the protein MVTSEQREKLTNFHSALLNDVTDEMGIKDNVIPCTRLESLWSREPTVGTAHPAQRVEIGYEKEGDDDEDEGSEFFDYLEATDPGDFIVMAAPKDTEVGLWGELLSSIVQENGAEGALIDGPTRDSRLIEEHEFPVWAEGHSAIESFGRVAFQEYGVPVEVHDVTINPGDVVFADYESIVVIDPDDLEHVIDEAEDELETENKVRSDIRDGDSVYEVWDRYGTL
- a CDS encoding alpha/beta fold hydrolase codes for the protein MNARTVLGAAVGSVGAAVVGNRLLSKRAGDLENPLEGVERTYRWRGMETRYTVAGDPSDPDMLLLHGVHAGASSNEFSPVFERLAEDYHVFAVDLPGFGRSNRPPLVYSPTLYAEFIRDFAGDVTESPIVVASSLTGAFAVDAAGEDESEFAHLVLICPTGDTGDERPWLRTLVRSPLLGTTLFNLLASKPSLRYFYDRDGYYDSDRIDAAEVAYAWDSAHQPGARYAPASFASGTLDPKFDLATELAALETDTTLVWGRDAELVPLRNGRDLSRAADLDLVVIDYATQLPHAEHPDRFVEYLTAELLEAGPAGADASPDE